The window GTTGTTGCTGAGTGTGCTGTTTCTGGCGGCGATGGCGTTCAGTTTGCTGCGCAAGCCTCCCGTAAAACCCTGAAGGCGGGTGCTTCGCACCCGATCGCCAGCAGGCTGGCTCCCACAGTTAATCGCATTCCCCTGTGGGAGCCAGCCTGCTGGCGAATGCGGTTTATCGGACGGTAAAAATGCCGGTTTAGAACTACGCTCAACCCGGCGCATGAACTCTATTGGGCGTATCACGTCTGATAGGAGGAAATGCGCCTCGACTCGCGTTAAACTGCGCGGGTTTTTAGCCCCCAATTCCACCGGAGCCTTCCATGTCCCGCGTTACCCTGAGTCGCTATTTGATTGAGCAGACCCGTAGCAACAACACCCCTGCCGATCTGCGTTTCCTGATCGAAGTGGTGGCGCGTGCTTGCAAGGAAATCAGCCACGCCGTCTCCAAGGGCGCCCTCGGCGGCGTTCTGGGCAGCATGGGCACCGAAAACGTCCAAGGTGAAGTGCAGAAGAAGCTTGATGTGATGTCCAACGACATCCTGCTCGAAGCCAACGAATGGGGCGGTCACCTGGCCGGCATGGCATCCGAAGAAATGGACAATGCCTACCAGATCCCGGGCAAATACCCGAAAGGCGCGTACCTGCTGGTATTCGACCCACTGGATGGTTCGTCGAACATCGACATCAACGCGCCGGTCGGTACGATCTTCTCGGTGCTGCGTTGCCCGAACGAATACCTGACCCAGAACGAGCCTTTGAACGAAAAGGCTTTCCTGCAGCCAGGCACTCAGCAGGTTGCCGCCGGTTATGCGATTTACGGTCCACAGACCATGCTGGTGCTGACCCTGGGCAATGGCGTGAAAGGCTTTACCCTGGACCGTGAAATGGGCAGCTTCGTGCTGACCCATGAAGACATCACAATCCCTGAGTCCACGCAGGAATTCGCGATCAACGCGTCCAACCAGCGTCACTGGGAAGCCCCGGTACAACGCTACGTCGGCGAATTGCTGGCGGGCGATGAAGGCCCGCTGAAAAAGAACTACAACATGCGCTGGGTCGCCGCGATGGTTGCCGACGTGCACCGTATCCTGACCCGCGGCGGTCTGTTCATGTACCCACGCGACAGCCGCGAGCCGTCGAAGCCGGGCAAACTGCGCTTGATGTACGAAGCCAACCCGATGTCGTTCCTGGTTGAACAGGCTGGCGGCGCTTCCACCGACGGCCATCAGCGCATCCTCGACATCAAGCCTGACGGCCTGCACCAGCGCGTAGCAGTGTTCCTCGGCTCGAAAGAGGAAGTCGCCCGCGTCACGGCATATCACAAGGAATAAACATGACCGCGCCCTGGCAGCCGTTGCTCGAGTGGTGGTTCGGAACCCTCGAATCCCCCCACGACATAGCGGCTGACAAGGGCAAGTTATGGTTCGGCAAGCGCGACAGCCAGGACCTCGAAGCGCAGACGCGTTTCGGGGACTGGGTCGAGCAGGCACTGGCCGGCGGATTGACTGACTGGGCGCAACGCCCCGAAGGTTGGCTGGCCCTGGTGCTGCTGCTCGATCAACTCCCGCGAATGATCTTTCGCGACACTCCCAAATCCTTTTCAGGCGATCTCAGGGCTCAGGCACTGGTGGCGCAAGGCATTGCGGCGGATTTCGACCGGCAGTTGCGGCCGATCCAGCGGGTGTTTATCTACCTGGTGTTCGAGCACTGCGAGAATCTGGCGGTGCAGAACGAGGCGATTTCGCGGTATATCGATCTGGTGGCGCAGCAGCCGGAGGGTGATCGGAATTTGTTTACCGACTATCTGAACTATGCCGAGAAGCATCAGCGGGTGATTGCGCGGTTTGGGCGGTTTCCGCATCGCAATGCGGTGTTGGGGCGGGAGTCGACGGCTGAGGAACTGGCGTTTCTTTCGGGGCCTGGGTCTCGGTTCTGAATCTTCATTGCGGCTGATGTCGTCATCGCCAGCAGGCTGGCTCCCACATTTGGTTTGTGTCGTTCACAAATTCCCTGTGGGAGCCAGCCTGCTGGCGATGGGGCCAGTGAAAGCAGCTTATATCCGGAAGCTGCCCACCAACTGCTTCAACCGCGCCGCCTGCTGCTCAAGATCCGCACACGCGCGCAAGGTCGACTGCAAGTTCTCCACGCCTTCCTGATTCAACGTGTTGATCTCGGTGATGTCGACGTTGATCGACTCCACCACAGCGGTCTGCTCTTCGGTAGCGGTCGCCACTGACTGGTTCATCCCGTCGATCTCGCCAATGCGCTGGGTCACGCTGCCCAGACGCTCACCGGCCTGGTTGGCGATGCCGACGCTGCTTTCGCTCTGGCGCTGGCTGTCGGTCATGGTGCTCACCGCTTCCCGGGCGCCGACCTGCAATTCCTCGATCATCTTCTGCACTTGCTGCGCCGAATCCTGAGTGCGGTGGGCGAGATTGCGCACCTCGTCCGCGACCACGGCAAAACCACGGCCGGCCTCACCGGCACGCGCCGCTTCGATGGCTGCGTTCAATGCCAGCAAGTTGGTCTGCTGCGAGATGCTGGTGATCACTTCCAGAATCTGTCCGATGTTCACGGTGTTGCTGTTGAGCGTTTCGATGTTGCCGCACGAGTCGCTGATCTTCGCCGAGAGTTGCTGCATCGCCGCGATGGTTTTATCCACCACTTGCTGACCGTCTTCGGCCAAGGCACGTGCGTCGCTCGAATGCTGGGAGGCGAGGGCGGCGTTCTGGGCGATTTCCTGGGCGGCGGCGCCCAGCTCGTTGATCGCGGCTGCCACGCTGCTGGTGCGCGAAGCTTGTTGGTCGGAGTTGAACATCGACGAGTTCGACGCGGCAACCACACGCAAGGCGACTTCGTTGACCTGGCCAGTGGCCGAGGACACTTCGCGAATCGACGTGTGAATACGCTCCACGAAGCGGTTGAACGAGGTGCCCAGTGCGCCGAATTCGTCCTGACCGTGGATGGTCAGGCGTTTGGTCAGGTCACCTTCACCTTCGGCGATGTCATGCATGGCGCGGCCCATGGTCAGCAGCGGCTGCATCAGAAAGCTGATCAGCATGCCCAGCAACGCGATAATGATGACCACGGCGATAACCATGGCGATGATTGCCGAGGTGCGGAATTCGCTTAGCATCGCGAATGCGGTCTCCTGGTCCAGCACCAGCGCCACGTACCAGTCGGCCGAGGGCACACCGTTGACGTGGGTGAAGGAGATGAACTGGGTCTTGCCTTCGAGTTCGACCTCTTTCAGGCCCGGGCTGACTTTCGGCGCGCCGTTCGGGTAGGCCTCGGCGAGGCTCTTGAGCACCAGTTTGCTGTCCGGGTGGATCAGAATCTTGCCGTCGGCGCTGACGATGAACGCGTGGCCGTGACCACCGAAGTTCAGCGAGTTGATGATCGCGCTGACGCTGGACAGGTCTATGTCTGCACCGGCGATGCCGATCATCTGGCTCTGATGCTGAACCGGCGTGGCGACGGTGATCACCAGTTTGCCGGATGACGCGGCGATGTACGGTTCGGTGACGATGGTCTGCTGCGCGCTGTTGGCCGCCTTGTACCAGCCACGGGCGCGGGGATCGTAGTCCGCCGCGCGATTGCCGGCAGGTATCGAGAACATCACGCCGTCGGTGCCACCGAAGTAGCTCAGCTGGAAGTTGCCGGTGTAGGCCGGCAAGTCGATGGCGCGCTTGAGGCTGGCGGGTGCGCTGCCGTCCACGGCGATCTGCTGGGACAAGGATTGCAGCAACTGAATGCGGCTTTCCAGCCAGGTCTGGATGTTGCTGGTAGTCAGGCTGCCGAGTTCCTGCATCGAGGATTCGGTACTGCTGCGCAAGGCCTGGCGCTGGCGGTAGTCGTTGAACAGGATGAAGCAGGCGAACGCAACGGCGACCACGAGGGCGGCTGCCAGCAGGATCTTGTGGCTGAATTTCATGTTTCTGGTCATTAAGTGCACTACCGCGGAGGGACTGGTCAGCGAGGGGCGTCAATTTGCCACAGTCGAGGGCTTTGCGCTGCTTCTATGTCGACTGGCGAGCGCCAAAGATTAGGCGCCTTTTTGCAAAAACCGACGAAATACTCAACGGCTCAAGAAAGTGGCTGATTTATCGGAAAAAGGCAGACGAGCGGCCTGATAAATAGCTGGGCAGTCGGGGAACCAGATAGGGGTTTTCTCTTCTAAGCTTCTGCTTGGCAGCCATGCCATTCCCCCTTCGCCCCAGGAGCTACACCATGTCGCTGCGATCTATCGCCTTGCTCTCGTTCTGCGTGTTGTTGGCCGCATGCAGCAAGGTCAATCAGGAAAACTACTCGAAGCTGTCGGCCGGCATGCCCAAGGCAGAGGTTGAAGCCTTGCTGGGTAAAGCCACTGATTGCTCGGGCGCGCTCGGCATGTCCAGTTGCACCTGGGGTGACAAGAACAGCTTTATCAGCGTGCAGTA is drawn from Pseudomonas sp. 31-12 and contains these coding sequences:
- a CDS encoding class 1 fructose-bisphosphatase, with protein sequence MSRVTLSRYLIEQTRSNNTPADLRFLIEVVARACKEISHAVSKGALGGVLGSMGTENVQGEVQKKLDVMSNDILLEANEWGGHLAGMASEEMDNAYQIPGKYPKGAYLLVFDPLDGSSNIDINAPVGTIFSVLRCPNEYLTQNEPLNEKAFLQPGTQQVAAGYAIYGPQTMLVLTLGNGVKGFTLDREMGSFVLTHEDITIPESTQEFAINASNQRHWEAPVQRYVGELLAGDEGPLKKNYNMRWVAAMVADVHRILTRGGLFMYPRDSREPSKPGKLRLMYEANPMSFLVEQAGGASTDGHQRILDIKPDGLHQRVAVFLGSKEEVARVTAYHKE
- a CDS encoding DUF924 family protein: MTAPWQPLLEWWFGTLESPHDIAADKGKLWFGKRDSQDLEAQTRFGDWVEQALAGGLTDWAQRPEGWLALVLLLDQLPRMIFRDTPKSFSGDLRAQALVAQGIAADFDRQLRPIQRVFIYLVFEHCENLAVQNEAISRYIDLVAQQPEGDRNLFTDYLNYAEKHQRVIARFGRFPHRNAVLGRESTAEELAFLSGPGSRF
- a CDS encoding methyl-accepting chemotaxis protein, whose amino-acid sequence is MFNSDQQASRTSSVAAAINELGAAAQEIAQNAALASQHSSDARALAEDGQQVVDKTIAAMQQLSAKISDSCGNIETLNSNTVNIGQILEVITSISQQTNLLALNAAIEAARAGEAGRGFAVVADEVRNLAHRTQDSAQQVQKMIEELQVGAREAVSTMTDSQRQSESSVGIANQAGERLGSVTQRIGEIDGMNQSVATATEEQTAVVESINVDITEINTLNQEGVENLQSTLRACADLEQQAARLKQLVGSFRI